From the genome of Colwellia psychrerythraea 34H, one region includes:
- a CDS encoding efflux RND transporter permease subunit, whose translation MQESKPSVMDIFVRRPVVAIVLSIIICIAGIWSASKIPVLQFPKIDSASLVIETYYIGASADVVKGFITEPIERAAATVPGVEYVDSTSTSGSSKVTAWLKLNENSTLALAELTARLGQIRFELPQGAQDPVVSVSRADRPFAVFYLNVQANGNDLSRITDYLTRQVNPVLNAIEGVQRVGIEGARTPAMRVWLNAQALQIFNLSASDVYQALATNNTIATMGYVENSRQKIDIVANTQLSSVEEFQQLVISEVDGATIHLKDVAKIELAAEDTSVTARLNDKDAVYISIWPLPGANEIAIGDRLYEKVDELNKTLPHGISIDYAYDGTLYMRDALKEIFTTLAETVILVGLVVVLLMGSFRSAIVPLITIPISILGAIAAMGIMGFSLNLLTVLAIVLSVGLVVDDAIVVVENVARLMRQGLSKFDAALISSRQLLVPIISMTLTLAAVYAPIGFLSGLTGVLFKEFAFTLAIAVIISGIVAITLSPIMSAYVSPKGGEESWLTTKVNHLFERLQRRYGQLLTHIFKWQGQVFLIALVVSLLTVPFYLYSKKELAPIEDQATVMFVIQSPPDASMAYNVAQMNPVVESLQEIEGGKKIWQIIFGGGGFGGLELVNADKRDYSAQSLVPQIYGKLSQIPGLNMFPILPSSLPSSGQFEIEMIVKATAPYSEMKQYADQLVGAAFSSGKFLFADTDLKIDLPQVELQLNREKIADLGMNVGEVSEQLGILLSSNFVNRFDANGKAYRVIPIVNDEVRSKTEAILSLDIKLPTGELLPVSAVADLKWKTVPRQLGTFAQQASFRIYGGVAPGSNKEAALSAIEDAAKEILPLGYSIDYAGESRQLRKEGNTLVMVLGISLLIVFLVLSIQFNSFRDPLVVLLGCVPLALSGALLIPYIELTTINIYSQIGLITLIGLIAKNGILIVEFANHAQELGANKLAAVTEAATTRLRPILMTTAATILGHFPLVLVTGAGAEARNSIGIILVAGMFIGTIFTLFILPSFYLLLAEKRDKLMLDEIQVSDEALQKVHS comes from the coding sequence ATGCAAGAAAGTAAACCATCTGTAATGGACATATTTGTAAGACGACCGGTCGTTGCGATTGTCTTATCTATCATTATTTGTATTGCCGGCATTTGGTCAGCAAGTAAAATTCCTGTACTGCAATTTCCCAAAATAGACAGTGCCTCACTAGTTATTGAAACCTATTATATTGGCGCTTCGGCTGACGTAGTAAAAGGCTTTATAACTGAACCCATTGAGCGTGCGGCCGCGACTGTGCCTGGCGTTGAATACGTAGATTCAACAAGTACCTCTGGCAGCTCTAAAGTAACCGCATGGCTCAAGTTAAATGAGAATTCAACACTAGCACTAGCAGAATTAACAGCAAGATTAGGACAAATTCGTTTCGAATTACCACAAGGTGCCCAAGACCCTGTTGTGTCTGTCAGTCGTGCCGACAGACCCTTTGCTGTTTTTTACTTAAATGTGCAAGCCAATGGTAATGACTTATCACGTATTACTGACTATTTAACTCGCCAAGTAAACCCAGTTTTAAATGCCATTGAAGGCGTACAACGTGTAGGTATTGAAGGTGCGAGAACACCAGCAATGCGTGTATGGCTAAATGCTCAGGCACTACAGATATTTAACTTAAGCGCTAGTGATGTCTATCAAGCCTTAGCAACAAACAACACCATAGCCACTATGGGTTATGTAGAAAATAGTCGTCAGAAAATTGATATTGTTGCCAATACACAACTCAGCAGTGTTGAAGAGTTTCAACAACTTGTCATTAGTGAAGTTGATGGCGCTACTATTCATTTAAAAGATGTCGCAAAAATTGAGCTAGCCGCAGAAGATACCAGCGTTACCGCTAGGCTAAACGATAAAGATGCTGTTTATATTTCTATTTGGCCTTTACCTGGTGCTAACGAGATAGCCATTGGTGATAGGTTATATGAAAAAGTTGATGAGCTGAACAAAACGCTACCCCACGGCATTTCAATTGATTATGCCTATGACGGCACGCTATACATGCGCGATGCATTAAAAGAAATTTTTACCACTCTCGCCGAAACGGTTATTTTAGTTGGCTTAGTTGTTGTGCTACTTATGGGTTCATTTAGAAGCGCCATAGTGCCTTTAATTACCATTCCAATTTCTATTTTAGGCGCGATTGCCGCTATGGGCATAATGGGTTTTTCATTAAACCTATTAACCGTATTAGCGATAGTGTTATCCGTTGGTTTAGTGGTAGATGATGCCATTGTGGTGGTCGAAAACGTGGCACGTTTAATGCGCCAAGGTTTGTCGAAATTTGATGCTGCGCTCATTAGCTCCCGCCAACTTCTTGTGCCTATTATTTCAATGACATTAACTCTGGCAGCGGTTTACGCACCTATTGGCTTTTTATCAGGGTTAACAGGCGTATTATTCAAAGAGTTTGCTTTTACGCTAGCCATTGCCGTCATCATTTCAGGTATCGTTGCGATTACGTTGTCACCCATCATGAGCGCTTATGTGTCCCCCAAAGGTGGTGAGGAAAGTTGGTTAACCACTAAAGTAAACCATCTTTTTGAAAGGTTACAACGAAGATATGGACAATTGTTAACCCATATATTTAAGTGGCAGGGGCAAGTATTTTTAATCGCGCTAGTCGTTTCCCTGCTCACCGTACCTTTCTACCTTTATTCAAAAAAAGAATTGGCGCCAATAGAAGATCAAGCCACCGTTATGTTTGTCATTCAATCACCTCCTGATGCGTCAATGGCATATAACGTTGCGCAAATGAACCCCGTTGTTGAAAGTTTACAAGAGATTGAAGGGGGTAAGAAAATTTGGCAAATAATTTTTGGTGGCGGTGGATTTGGCGGTTTAGAGTTAGTTAATGCTGATAAGCGTGACTATAGTGCACAATCACTGGTACCCCAAATTTATGGTAAATTATCGCAGATCCCAGGACTTAACATGTTTCCTATTTTGCCCTCTTCATTACCGAGTTCGGGTCAATTTGAAATAGAAATGATTGTTAAAGCAACTGCTCCGTATAGCGAAATGAAGCAATATGCGGATCAACTTGTTGGTGCTGCCTTTTCCAGTGGTAAATTCCTGTTTGCTGATACCGATTTGAAAATAGATTTACCGCAAGTAGAGTTACAATTAAATCGTGAGAAAATAGCCGATTTAGGCATGAATGTCGGCGAAGTTAGTGAACAATTGGGTATTTTATTGTCGAGCAATTTTGTTAATCGTTTTGATGCTAATGGTAAAGCTTATCGAGTGATCCCTATTGTTAATGATGAGGTGCGGAGTAAAACAGAAGCAATTTTATCATTGGATATTAAATTGCCTACTGGTGAGTTATTACCCGTTTCAGCGGTCGCAGATTTAAAATGGAAAACCGTACCTAGGCAGCTGGGCACTTTTGCTCAACAAGCGTCTTTTAGAATCTACGGCGGTGTTGCGCCAGGTTCAAATAAAGAAGCGGCTTTATCCGCTATTGAAGATGCAGCTAAAGAAATATTACCTTTAGGGTATTCAATTGATTATGCTGGAGAATCAAGACAATTACGCAAAGAAGGTAATACCTTAGTTATGGTATTGGGTATTTCTTTATTGATTGTATTTCTGGTATTATCGATACAATTTAATAGCTTTAGAGACCCGTTAGTCGTATTACTTGGCTGTGTACCATTAGCTTTATCAGGTGCCCTACTCATCCCTTATATTGAATTAACCACTATTAATATTTACTCGCAAATAGGGTTAATCACCTTAATAGGTTTAATTGCTAAGAATGGCATATTGATCGTTGAATTTGCTAATCATGCACAAGAACTTGGCGCTAATAAACTCGCGGCAGTCACTGAAGCGGCAACCACACGTTTACGTCCTATTTTGATGACCACAGCAGCCACTATATTGGGACATTTCCCGTTAGTATTAGTGACAGGTGCTGGTGCTGAAGCGCGTAATAGTATTGGTATTATCTTAGTGGCAGGCATGTTTATCGGCACAATATTTACCTTATTTATTTTACCTAGTTTCTATTTATTACTCGCAGAAAAAAGAGATAAGCTTATGCTTGATGAGATACAAGTCTCTGACGAAGCCTTGCAGAAAGTACATAGTTAG
- a CDS encoding efflux RND transporter periplasmic adaptor subunit produces MNITKWLLVIIILAGTIFGLYSYKTSLQQAANEQAASMPEMAATVTAVKVANISYQKRIKVSGEVQAFKFLMLNNELAGEIIRLNAASGQVVNKGQLLLELDHRDEDARLMAAKATLTLNQQTLDRNIKLHKNRGISEEQVDQARAAVQIAKANISVIATAIDKKTLTAPFTAKVGIHTLEVGQYLDKNSQVLELVGVNDFTWIDFNLPQLYQELGLSSTVKISPISQDSVFEAKIIAIDPQLSRLSRHLKYRAQLPSATLALKPNTLVSVIVPIANKATLAVVPDLAIKRDALGNYVFVLEADEAGSYRAKQVAVELGERQGEQVMILAGVEAGQLIANKGAFKLFPGMKVYLADATATDVTKETTQAVVSDASAQD; encoded by the coding sequence ATGAACATAACTAAATGGCTTTTAGTGATTATCATATTAGCTGGCACGATTTTTGGCTTATATAGCTACAAAACATCGCTACAACAAGCGGCAAATGAGCAAGCAGCGAGTATGCCTGAGATGGCAGCCACAGTCACGGCAGTGAAAGTAGCTAATATTAGCTACCAAAAACGTATTAAAGTCAGTGGTGAAGTACAAGCCTTCAAGTTTTTAATGCTCAATAATGAACTAGCAGGTGAAATTATCCGTTTAAATGCAGCCTCTGGTCAGGTTGTGAATAAAGGACAACTACTACTTGAGTTAGACCATCGTGACGAAGATGCTCGTTTAATGGCCGCTAAAGCGACATTGACATTAAATCAACAAACGTTAGATCGTAATATAAAGTTGCATAAAAACCGCGGAATTAGTGAAGAGCAAGTAGATCAGGCTCGCGCTGCTGTACAAATAGCGAAAGCAAATATATCCGTGATCGCCACAGCTATAGATAAAAAAACATTAACCGCACCATTTACCGCTAAAGTAGGCATTCATACCTTAGAAGTAGGACAATATTTAGATAAGAACAGTCAAGTACTTGAGCTTGTAGGGGTTAATGATTTCACTTGGATTGACTTTAATTTGCCACAACTTTACCAAGAACTCGGTTTATCTTCGACGGTAAAAATTAGTCCTATCAGTCAAGATTCAGTGTTTGAAGCAAAAATTATAGCTATCGACCCACAGTTATCTCGCCTTTCACGTCATTTAAAATATCGCGCGCAACTGCCCTCTGCAACATTAGCATTAAAACCAAATACCTTGGTGTCGGTGATTGTGCCTATAGCGAATAAAGCAACGCTTGCTGTTGTACCTGATTTAGCGATAAAACGTGATGCATTAGGTAATTATGTCTTTGTTTTAGAAGCTGATGAAGCAGGTAGCTATCGCGCTAAACAAGTTGCCGTTGAATTGGGTGAACGACAAGGTGAACAGGTTATGATCCTTGCTGGTGTCGAAGCAGGACAACTTATTGCTAATAAAGGCGCGTTCAAATTATTTCCAGGCATGAAAGTATACCTTGCTGATGCAACCGCGACCGATGTAACCAAAGAAACAACTCAAGCAGTAGTTTCTGATGCAAGCGCGCAAGATTAA
- a CDS encoding TetR/AcrR family transcriptional regulator gives MAPAPRFSAEEQERLIICAAIKAIEESSLLDFSMSAIAKLAGLSMGSVYKFVQCKEDVLIALATRMYQERQSVFKKVLALPLTTPERIIATSLLDFSKVQMYNFDNQLESIVNTEAMMKRCSERWLTQMIACGERCQTMFQQFLQNAADSGELTSGSRDIEEINLGTWSLSVGYFQTVRLHQCWHNDLDENIDGINDEENEKNTLVLAADNAHIRTMKRLVNTYDWQQKISDDDIEKVCLHLADAALR, from the coding sequence ATGGCTCCAGCTCCACGATTTAGTGCAGAAGAACAAGAAAGATTAATTATATGCGCGGCGATTAAGGCAATAGAAGAGAGTAGTTTATTAGACTTCTCTATGTCAGCGATTGCCAAATTAGCGGGCCTGTCCATGGGATCCGTTTATAAGTTTGTGCAATGTAAAGAAGATGTACTTATTGCCTTAGCTACTCGCATGTATCAAGAGCGACAGTCCGTTTTCAAAAAAGTACTCGCATTACCCTTAACAACACCAGAGCGTATTATAGCGACAAGCTTGTTAGACTTTTCTAAAGTTCAAATGTATAACTTTGATAATCAACTTGAAAGTATTGTTAATACCGAAGCAATGATGAAGCGATGTTCAGAGCGTTGGTTAACGCAAATGATCGCATGCGGTGAACGATGCCAAACTATGTTTCAACAGTTTTTGCAAAATGCTGCTGATTCTGGTGAATTAACCTCAGGCAGCCGAGATATTGAAGAAATAAATTTAGGTACTTGGTCATTATCGGTTGGTTACTTTCAAACAGTGCGCTTACATCAATGTTGGCACAATGATCTTGATGAAAATATCGATGGAATCAATGATGAAGAGAATGAAAAAAACACCTTAGTGCTAGCCGCTGATAATGCACATATTCGCACCATGAAACGTCTAGTGAACACATACGATTGGCAACAAAAAATTTCAGATGATGATATTGAAAAAGTTTGTTTGCACTTAGCAGACGCAGCACTTAGATAA
- a CDS encoding GNAT family N-acetyltransferase, which translates to MEIRIGSLTHPAVIALLEQHHQDMLLHSPEESVHALDLSALAQENISFWCVWKDDALAGCGALKELDNAHGEIKSMRTSPDFLRQGVAKLLVEYIISQATNRGYQKLSLETGTMAAFLPAQKLYQQLGFHFCQPFGNYQEDPFSTFMSKSIC; encoded by the coding sequence ATGGAAATTCGTATTGGTTCACTAACACATCCTGCAGTCATCGCATTGTTAGAGCAACATCATCAAGATATGTTATTACACTCTCCAGAAGAAAGTGTACATGCACTCGATTTATCTGCATTAGCGCAAGAGAACATCAGCTTTTGGTGTGTTTGGAAAGATGATGCATTAGCAGGTTGTGGTGCCTTAAAAGAGTTAGATAATGCCCATGGTGAAATTAAATCCATGCGAACCTCACCAGACTTTTTACGTCAAGGCGTGGCAAAATTGCTCGTGGAATATATTATCAGTCAAGCAACTAATCGTGGCTATCAAAAACTGAGTTTAGAAACAGGCACTATGGCCGCCTTTTTACCCGCACAAAAACTCTACCAACAACTTGGTTTTCATTTTTGCCAGCCCTTTGGCAATTATCAAGAAGATCCCTTTAGCACCTTTATGTCAAAGAGCATCTGCTAA
- a CDS encoding flagellar brake domain-containing protein, which translates to MADISIEQSMQLFELQPGKSLDLQINNPVSLRLKLPLIGYELGKYIILKYPKSANTSEYKDVLIEGNVLIVRYLMEGNKGECFAFRSSIKNITQYPEKFIFIEYPNKIENRQLRLQQRTSIHLPAIIMLESSGDNKKTQINGIIGDISAKGCGFTFKTKSTSTKVNKRDIFVCLRSPIDGEVQIPARVCNSRNDNGTVNVGIQFIDNEKLVPKLLSELFIENTMS; encoded by the coding sequence ATGGCAGACATAAGCATTGAACAGAGTATGCAACTCTTTGAGCTTCAACCAGGTAAGAGCTTAGATCTACAAATTAACAACCCTGTTTCGCTGCGGCTAAAATTACCATTGATCGGGTATGAGCTAGGTAAGTATATTATATTAAAATACCCAAAGTCGGCTAACACTTCCGAATATAAAGATGTATTAATCGAGGGTAATGTTCTTATCGTCCGCTACTTAATGGAAGGCAATAAAGGAGAATGCTTTGCCTTTCGTTCTTCCATTAAAAACATTACCCAATACCCTGAAAAATTTATTTTTATCGAATACCCAAATAAAATTGAAAATCGTCAGCTACGCCTACAGCAAAGAACAAGCATTCATCTGCCTGCAATAATCATGTTGGAAAGTTCTGGCGATAATAAAAAGACTCAAATTAACGGTATTATTGGTGATATTTCTGCTAAAGGCTGTGGTTTCACTTTTAAGACTAAAAGTACCAGCACTAAGGTTAATAAGCGTGATATTTTTGTCTGCTTACGAAGTCCTATTGATGGTGAAGTACAAATACCGGCTCGAGTATGTAATAGTCGTAATGACAACGGTACTGTCAACGTTGGCATTCAATTTATCGACAATGAAAAGTTAGTTCCTAAATTACTTTCTGAGCTTTTCATCGAAAACACAATGAGTTGA
- a CDS encoding DUF2750 domain-containing protein: MSISSEQLNTIEKYDEEKRLSYLLQQVVSNKEIWILADEHGCVMLNTEDEDCVPVWPNEEFAQRWATDEWQECKAEAISLDKWYSRWSTGLVDDELALVTFPNQDNQGLVLFPEEFEEALLKETKKQNRK, from the coding sequence ATGTCAATCAGCAGCGAACAACTCAATACGATAGAAAAATACGATGAAGAAAAGCGCTTAAGCTACTTACTCCAACAAGTCGTTAGCAACAAAGAAATTTGGATATTAGCTGACGAGCATGGTTGTGTAATGCTAAATACCGAAGATGAAGATTGCGTGCCTGTTTGGCCAAACGAAGAATTCGCACAGCGCTGGGCAACTGATGAATGGCAAGAATGTAAAGCTGAAGCCATATCATTAGACAAATGGTACAGTCGCTGGAGTACTGGCTTAGTAGATGATGAACTAGCGTTGGTTACTTTTCCGAATCAAGATAATCAAGGCTTGGTATTATTTCCTGAAGAGTTTGAAGAAGCCTTATTAAAAGAAACCAAGAAACAAAATCGAAAATAA
- the ubiE gene encoding bifunctional demethylmenaquinone methyltransferase/2-methoxy-6-polyprenyl-1,4-benzoquinol methylase UbiE — MSPTDQNSQASDLSTTPQTSVEADNESTTHFGYKTIEKDDKISMVAGVFHSVAKQYDVMNDLMSFGIHRLWKRFTIDASGVRPGNKVLDLAGGTGDLTAKFSKLVGREGKVILADINSSMLNVGRDKLRDKGLVQNIEYVQANAEYLPFEENTFDIVTIAFGLRNVTDKDKALRSIYSVLKPGGRLLVLEFSKPEHELLNKAYDFYSFNILPKMGELVAKDGESYQYLAESIRMHPDQETLKDMMEKAGFEQTSFKNLTGGVVALHKGYKF; from the coding sequence ATGTCCCCCACAGATCAAAACTCTCAAGCCAGCGACTTATCTACAACCCCACAAACATCAGTCGAGGCAGACAATGAAAGCACGACGCATTTTGGCTATAAAACCATAGAAAAAGACGACAAAATTTCTATGGTTGCGGGGGTGTTTCACTCGGTGGCTAAGCAATACGATGTGATGAATGATTTAATGTCATTTGGTATTCATCGTTTGTGGAAACGTTTTACTATTGATGCAAGTGGTGTACGCCCAGGCAATAAGGTCTTGGATCTAGCCGGTGGTACGGGCGATTTAACGGCTAAATTTTCAAAGTTAGTAGGAAGAGAAGGCAAAGTTATTTTAGCTGACATTAACAGCTCAATGCTGAATGTCGGTCGTGATAAATTACGCGATAAAGGTTTAGTACAAAATATAGAATATGTACAAGCAAATGCTGAATATTTACCTTTTGAAGAAAATACTTTTGATATTGTCACCATCGCTTTTGGCTTACGTAATGTAACGGATAAAGATAAAGCCTTGCGCTCAATTTATTCAGTACTAAAACCTGGTGGGCGTTTACTGGTGTTAGAATTTTCAAAACCAGAACATGAGTTATTGAATAAAGCTTATGATTTCTATTCATTCAATATATTGCCTAAAATGGGCGAACTGGTAGCAAAAGACGGTGAAAGTTATCAATACTTAGCTGAGTCAATTCGGATGCACCCAGATCAAGAAACCTTGAAAGACATGATGGAAAAAGCTGGTTTTGAACAAACGAGCTTTAAAAACTTAACTGGTGGGGTAGTTGCCTTACACAAAGGTTATAAGTTTTAA
- a CDS encoding ubiquinone biosynthesis accessory factor UbiJ: MKPSNNKAVTLSSNQLSTQFSTKLSDSLLLPQVATATLELIINKALSLNNKPLSFTAVAHKTLTLELSEISFPLCFTIDNTASPVVIIVRSTTEYSDCSIKTSVSTLKKLKANQSLTDLIKQDELDVSGDIKIAQQFANIAQSLEIDWQTELAKHLGDVPTHKLLQFGNKITKSLAATGKQLEADISEYLVHEKRLVVTSSQINAFNQQTKDVASKVDSLSARIDKLAADIIGKQ; this comes from the coding sequence ATGAAACCTTCTAATAACAAGGCTGTTACTTTATCAAGTAATCAACTAAGTACTCAATTTAGCACCAAGTTGAGTGACAGCTTATTATTACCACAAGTGGCAACGGCAACGCTTGAATTGATCATTAATAAGGCGTTAAGTTTAAATAATAAACCACTCTCTTTTACTGCGGTAGCCCACAAAACGTTAACGCTTGAGTTGTCAGAAATCTCATTTCCGCTATGTTTTACTATTGATAATACTGCTAGCCCAGTTGTGATTATTGTCAGATCTACGACTGAATATAGTGATTGCAGCATAAAAACGAGCGTTAGTACGCTTAAAAAATTAAAAGCTAATCAGTCTCTGACAGACCTAATTAAACAAGATGAGTTAGACGTTAGTGGTGATATCAAAATAGCACAACAATTTGCCAACATTGCACAATCACTTGAAATAGATTGGCAAACAGAGCTTGCTAAACACCTTGGTGATGTGCCAACTCATAAACTTTTACAGTTTGGTAATAAAATTACCAAATCGCTTGCGGCTACAGGTAAACAACTTGAAGCGGATATTAGCGAGTACCTTGTACATGAAAAACGTTTAGTGGTGACAAGTAGTCAAATAAATGCTTTTAATCAACAAACTAAAGACGTTGCGAGTAAGGTGGATAGCTTATCTGCGCGCATAGATAAACTCGCCGCCGATATAATAGGCAAGCAGTAA
- the ubiB gene encoding ubiquinone biosynthesis regulatory protein kinase UbiB — MSSQRLYQIVKTFLNFGLDEMVPADMLPWYANVGRHSLFWLRNKHKDKTPEQRFRLAIESLGPVFIKFGQMLSTRRDLLPPELADELALLQDKVTPFDGEQARQLIIDAMGIDVFEQHFKDFDLVPLASASIAQVHTATLLTAEKNENIVIKVLRPNISKTILADIKVMSLFAGVVARWLPDGKRLRPKEVVEEYRKTILDELDLNREAANAIQLKRNFEQGSEYDKALYVPEIYSEYSFENVLVMERIYGIGVGEIETLNQLGVNMKLLAERGVEVFFTQVFRDSFFHADMHPGNVFVDATHPEDPTWIAIDCGIVGTLNREDKRYLAENFVAFFNRDYRKVAQLHVDSGWVPANTSVDEFEFAIRTVCEPIFNKPLSEISFGQVLVNLFNTARRFNMEVQPQLVLLQKTLLYIEGLGRQLYPQLDLWQTAKPFLENWVKEQMGVKAVLSKIKANLPFWNEKLPEMPDLIYDYLKTSRENQHQQTQIMQTLLASQSKNNQRIIYSIVAAAIIIAGAILLSH, encoded by the coding sequence GTGAGTAGCCAACGTCTTTATCAAATAGTCAAAACTTTCTTGAATTTCGGTTTAGACGAAATGGTACCTGCGGATATGTTGCCTTGGTATGCTAACGTCGGCAGACACAGCTTATTTTGGTTGAGAAATAAGCATAAAGATAAAACCCCAGAGCAGCGTTTTCGTTTAGCTATAGAATCTTTAGGGCCTGTTTTTATTAAATTTGGCCAAATGCTGTCAACTCGCCGTGACTTATTACCACCCGAATTAGCCGATGAACTCGCCTTACTTCAGGATAAAGTAACCCCGTTTGACGGAGAACAAGCAAGACAACTAATCATTGATGCAATGGGCATAGATGTTTTTGAGCAACATTTTAAAGACTTTGATCTTGTCCCATTAGCATCTGCCTCTATTGCGCAAGTGCATACTGCAACACTACTGACTGCTGAGAAAAATGAGAATATCGTTATTAAGGTGTTGCGACCTAATATCAGTAAAACCATTTTAGCCGACATTAAAGTGATGTCATTGTTTGCTGGTGTCGTAGCGCGCTGGTTACCCGATGGTAAGCGTTTACGTCCAAAAGAAGTGGTAGAAGAATATCGAAAAACGATTTTAGATGAATTAGATCTTAATCGTGAAGCCGCAAATGCTATCCAATTAAAGCGTAATTTTGAACAAGGCAGTGAATACGATAAAGCGCTTTACGTGCCTGAAATTTATAGTGAATATAGTTTTGAAAACGTTTTGGTTATGGAGCGTATTTATGGCATTGGTGTGGGTGAGATAGAGACTCTTAACCAGCTTGGCGTGAATATGAAATTACTGGCAGAGCGTGGTGTAGAGGTTTTTTTCACGCAAGTATTTCGTGATAGCTTCTTTCATGCGGATATGCACCCTGGTAATGTTTTTGTTGATGCAACTCACCCAGAAGATCCTACTTGGATTGCGATTGATTGCGGTATTGTTGGTACATTAAATCGTGAAGATAAACGTTATTTAGCTGAAAATTTTGTTGCCTTTTTTAATCGTGATTATCGTAAAGTTGCCCAGCTACATGTTGATTCTGGTTGGGTGCCAGCCAATACCAGTGTAGATGAATTTGAGTTTGCCATTCGTACTGTTTGCGAGCCTATTTTCAACAAACCCTTGTCAGAAATATCTTTTGGACAAGTATTAGTTAATTTATTCAATACTGCACGTCGCTTTAATATGGAAGTACAACCGCAGCTTGTTCTACTGCAAAAAACCTTGTTGTATATTGAAGGTTTGGGTCGTCAGCTATATCCACAACTGGATTTATGGCAAACAGCAAAACCATTTTTAGAAAACTGGGTGAAAGAGCAAATGGGTGTTAAAGCCGTTTTAAGTAAAATTAAAGCTAACTTACCTTTTTGGAATGAAAAATTACCTGAGATGCCAGACTTAATTTACGACTACTTAAAAACAAGCCGTGAAAATCAACACCAACAAACGCAGATAATGCAAACACTGTTGGCGAGTCAGAGCAAAAATAATCAGCGAATTATCTATAGCATTGTTGCTGCAGCAATTATTATTGCAGGGGCGATTCTGTTAAGTCATTAG